Within the Bacillus sp. FSL K6-3431 genome, the region CCAAATACTTGACGACGACCATGAGCTTTTCCTTCAAAACGAACGAGAGAATGCATAGCAATGGTAATTAATTCGATAAATGCAGCTACGTGCTGATCTATTACTTTAGGGAGTTCCACAAGTCTATCACGATTTAAAAAAACGTAATCTTGCATAAATCCATCATATCCACTAGATCTAAATATGCTACTTCTTAAATAATTTTCTGCCACAATATCGTCAGTTTCAGTTGGCGTATTGGGAATCATAACAACCTGCGTTCCTGTATCTATTTCTCCCGATGGATCATAAACAACTTTACCTATCCCTTCGTGAATTAGAGCCATAGGCAGTTTTTTGGCCATCGCTTCTTTACCGCGTGTTCCCGTATAATATCTTTGGTCAGCTGCACAAATAGAAAGATGTGTTGGACGAACTACAATATAATCCGATTGGAGAGATCTATCCTTATATGTTACCTCAAATTGACGTGGGGACACTAAGCGATATACTTGATTTATCATCTTGAAATCCGCTCCTGTATAATTGCATTAGCCACTTTTAAATCATATGGTGTAGTCACTTTTATATTAAATATTTCCCCTTTAACCAACTTAACTTTTCCACCTTGGATAGAATAAATTTTACATGCATCTGTCAAGATAGTCTTTTGATCTTCATCTAGTGATTGATAATAGTTCACTAATTTTTGGATATTGAAACTTTGTGGCGTTTGCCCTTGATACATGCTATCGCGTACGGGAATATCAGAGATTACTTCACCATCTTCTGATTGAATAATTGTATCTATTGCCTCTATTACAGTATCGACCGCTCCAAATTTAATTGCCCCATCGATATTTTCTTCAATAATCCGATGCGTTAAAAACGGCCGTACCGAGTCATGTGTAATTATTACATCTTCTTCGGATATTCCAAAGTTTTCTTCAATATATTTAATCCCACTCATTATTGAATCATTTCGATCTTTTCCACCTTCAACTACTACTATTCGATCTAATTCCCCAATATATTTTTTTATAATATCGTTCGTATGGTTAATCCAATCTTTTGGTGAAACAATAATGATTTTGTCAAAGCGATCATTTAGTAAAAATTTTTCTATTGTATGAATAATGATTGGTCGATTATTAAGAGTCAAGAACTGCTTAGGCATATCAATATTGCCCATACGTGTACCTTTTCCTCCAGCAAGAATTTCTGCGTAAATCATCCGTACCAACTCCTTTTTAATGTTTGGCGAAAAATAAAAAACAGTTTATTATTCTAATTAATTGGTGTTATCTCTGAAAAAAATATGTCGAATATCGCAGTAAAACTCATAATACAATATACACTTTATCCTTATTATTAGCAAGAAGGCTCCAAATTTATAACGACCTAAACCTACTCTTCTATCCTAGATTATTTGATATTCAGTGGATACTCTTTATAAAAAACACCCTGATTTATACAGTTGAATAATTGTATAAATCAGGGTGTTTAATAACTTCATCTATTGATGAGATTTGAATGATGTATCCATACTGTCTTTCCTTTTAAACTACCGCGATACCATATATTATTTCCTACTTTCTCCGTTAAATGAACCTTAAATTCTTGACGTTTATATGGTGTAAGACTTTGGTATACGATATCTTTTGAGCCTCCCCACGCTTTGCTCGTGGCACTACCTGTTCCTTTTAAGTAATACGATTTAGTTTTCTTATCTACTCCTAAATGGGTGTGAATCGATAAATCATTCGCTTTTACCCAACCAACTATTCCCTTTGAACTGCTTGGTTCATTACTTATTAAGTAATATAACTGTTTATTTTTGCTAGCCTGCTTTTTTATGTAGTAAACATAATTAGTAAATAAAGCTCCTGCATTT harbors:
- a CDS encoding IspD/TarI family cytidylyltransferase, with protein sequence MIYAEILAGGKGTRMGNIDMPKQFLTLNNRPIIIHTIEKFLLNDRFDKIIIVSPKDWINHTNDIIKKYIGELDRIVVVEGGKDRNDSIMSGIKYIEENFGISEEDVIITHDSVRPFLTHRIIEENIDGAIKFGAVDTVIEAIDTIIQSEDGEVISDIPVRDSMYQGQTPQSFNIQKLVNYYQSLDEDQKTILTDACKIYSIQGGKVKLVKGEIFNIKVTTPYDLKVANAIIQERISR